In Synechococcus sp. MW101C3, one genomic interval encodes:
- a CDS encoding VOC family protein, whose amino-acid sequence MAAASQDNHSSALDKGNLPIIASTIKLSLTKPEELTMLDLGLTHVALPASDIGRSVDFYATYADMQVVHRRIDRETGSEVVWLSDHTRPFVIVLIQATIVQPVLSPLAHLGIGCKSREAVDMLCDKARQAGLLLEEPKDSGYPIGYWAFLRDPDGHTLELSYGQEIGLTVTQES is encoded by the coding sequence ATGGCCGCCGCCTCCCAAGACAACCATTCGTCAGCGCTGGACAAAGGCAACCTCCCCATCATTGCGTCCACGATTAAACTGTCATTAACCAAGCCAGAGGAGCTGACCATGCTTGATCTTGGACTTACCCACGTCGCCTTACCCGCTTCCGATATTGGACGCAGTGTTGATTTCTATGCTACCTATGCTGACATGCAAGTTGTGCATCGGCGCATTGACAGGGAAACAGGATCTGAAGTTGTCTGGTTGTCTGACCATACGCGACCGTTTGTGATTGTTTTGATTCAAGCCACCATTGTGCAGCCAGTTCTCTCTCCCCTAGCCCATCTTGGAATTGGCTGTAAGAGCCGGGAAGCCGTGGACATGTTGTGCGACAAGGCTCGCCAGGCTGGGCTATTGCTTGAAGAACCCAAGGATTCGGGCTATCCGATTGGCTATTGGGCATTTTTGCGAGATCCTGACGGTCATACGCTGGAACTGTCCTACGGCCAAGAGATTGGTCTAACCGTCACGCAGGAAAGCTAG
- a CDS encoding DUF4331 family protein — translation MSNHFTGLNLGPPLGDQRLDLCDLYAFQSPKDPSRTVIILNANPTADALHPDAIYRVNIDNDGDCLTDIAISYVFSPPNEGKQTVTVFVAKGEESRSVEAVGTKIIADAEVSFGAEPNIVKSGAYTFFAGARSDAFFFDFDGIKNLFDTSGGRNFTAPHLGGKSPWTGVDSNTEANVFSMVIELPTSELDAEPEIRIWGRCSVREDGKLLHVDRAGHPSVSSFFNTDDTKLEYNASEPVNDRKRWTDQFVHLMGHTGNYTREEAIAAIDADRILPDMLCFNPSKPATYPNGRVFTDDVINHRLAFLSKGDIPPTGLSPHTDILEEFPYIGTPHQKTS, via the coding sequence GTGTCGAACCATTTCACTGGACTGAACCTCGGTCCGCCTCTCGGGGACCAACGACTCGACCTCTGTGACCTCTATGCGTTCCAGTCGCCCAAGGACCCGTCGAGGACCGTGATCATCCTCAATGCCAATCCAACGGCCGACGCGCTCCATCCCGATGCCATCTACCGCGTTAACATCGACAACGACGGCGATTGTCTGACGGACATCGCGATCAGCTATGTGTTCTCGCCGCCGAACGAAGGAAAGCAAACCGTAACCGTCTTCGTTGCAAAAGGGGAGGAATCCCGCTCCGTCGAAGCTGTTGGAACAAAGATCATCGCCGATGCCGAGGTCTCCTTCGGCGCCGAACCCAACATCGTCAAGTCCGGCGCCTATACGTTCTTCGCCGGTGCTCGCAGCGACGCTTTCTTTTTCGACTTCGACGGCATCAAAAATCTCTTCGATACCTCAGGCGGCAGAAACTTCACCGCCCCCCACCTGGGCGGCAAGTCTCCGTGGACCGGCGTGGATTCAAACACGGAAGCCAACGTCTTCTCGATGGTGATCGAGCTACCCACGAGCGAGCTCGACGCCGAGCCGGAGATCCGCATCTGGGGGCGATGCAGCGTGCGTGAGGACGGCAAACTGCTTCATGTTGATCGCGCCGGCCACCCGAGTGTCAGCAGCTTCTTCAACACCGATGACACCAAGTTGGAATACAACGCCAGCGAGCCAGTTAACGATCGCAAGCGATGGACGGATCAGTTCGTCCACCTGATGGGGCATACGGGCAATTACACCCGAGAAGAAGCCATCGCCGCGATCGACGCCGACCGCATTTTGCCCGACATGCTGTGTTTCAATCCTTCTAAGCCTGCGACGTATCCCAACGGTCGTGTCTTTACCGACGACGTCATCAATCATCGCCTCGCCTTCCTTTCTAAGGGTGATATTCCCCCAACCGGCCTCAGCCCGCACACTGACATTCTCGAGGAGTTCCCGTACATCGGCACGCCCCATCAGAAGACAAGCTAA
- a CDS encoding DUF6864 domain-containing function, producing MKITAGGRELIDEATLLVPKGEEAWIEFNASSSVVKVKILFVDLSGDPEPGYSLSGNDNHAVLTIKNWNNSLPMCIEEPARFGEQDGRAIYFQFIGDSVGNLKRIQIAFFWEAPQ from the coding sequence TTGAAAATCACAGCAGGTGGCCGAGAGCTAATCGACGAAGCAACTCTCCTGGTTCCCAAGGGTGAGGAGGCATGGATTGAGTTCAATGCCTCCTCTTCAGTCGTAAAGGTAAAGATCTTATTTGTGGATCTCAGTGGTGATCCCGAGCCTGGCTATAGCCTCAGCGGGAATGATAATCATGCAGTACTCACCATCAAGAACTGGAATAACTCACTGCCAATGTGTATCGAAGAGCCTGCCAGATTTGGCGAACAAGATGGCCGTGCAATATATTTTCAATTCATTGGAGATTCGGTCGGAAACTTGAAGCGTATCCAGATCGCATTCTTCTGGGAGGCGCCGCAATGA